The region CCATCAATCACCCGCAAATGGGTTGCACGTTTGGTGGCCTTTTTTTTCATGTTTAATGGTTGCGGTGATTTTTGGCGAACTGATTTCTTATTATTTGTTTTATATTTTGCTTTTGATTGTTTCACTGCTTGCTTGTATTTTTTCATGTCGCTGGAAGGGGCCCTTTTCTTAAGAAACACGAAATAGATTACCGCGAAAATCGCTATACTGACACCGAGCATGGTAAAAATACGGCCGAAAAAGTGTGCTGTATTATTAAATAGTTGAGAAAACAAGCCGATAACAGCAAGACCGATGATCACATAAACGAACACGGAAAACTTATTGCGAATCATAAACATTCAGACCTCCTTTCAAGGTACGTAGATACAAAACTCCCTTATTTTCTGTATACCACCAAAGAGGGGGTTTATATCGTCTTTTTTACTGGTTATCTTAAATTCTTTCCTTTTTACATGAAAATATTCAAATTTAGTTTGGTTTTTTGTTCAAAGTAAAGAAAGTATAAAATTTATGGATATATGAAGCTTATAACTGGAAAGGCCATGTCCGGCTCCAGCGCCCAGCGGCTAGTGTGCTTCCTTCACCTTCCTATTGGCTCACTTCCTAATTTCATTTTACTAAAAAACATGGGGTTTCACTAGCCCGGATTATAAACTTCGAGACTTAATTTTCGACAATTGGTGATAATAGGGGTGGAGGTGGTATTGTGGCGGAAAAAAAACCAAACCAAGCGTCTTCGCAACAAGTGAAACCAGTGTCCATATTGCCCAGATCCTTATTCACCGGTTTTATCGGCGGACTGATCTGGAGTATATGCGGTGTACTCCTATATTATTTTAATTTTGCAGAGGTTTCCCCCAAAACTTTTGAGTTACGGTCCTGGTTAAAAACAGAATGGACAGACAGCTGGCTTGGCGATGTTATTTCCATACTTGGCGCAGGGATACTCTCCATATTGGCAGCGTTTATCTACTATGGATTGTTCAAGCGAATCCGGCCGTGGTGGTTTGGAGCAGTTTACGGGATTATCCTCTGGGTGATTATTTTTTATGTTTTACACCCGATTTTTGGTGATGTGCCATCTTTAGCCGAAATGAACATGCATACGATTGTGTCAACGGTCTGTTTATTCATACTTTATGGTACTTTTATTGGGTATTCCATCTCATATGATTATTATGATACGGTTGTAAAGGTATGGAAAGACAGGAAATAAATAATTATCCAAACAAGTGGGTTTATGATAAACTATAAAAGTAAAAAATCGTTTTGCAGTAAGTTTCACACATAGAACATTCAGAACAGATCAGGTGCAGATAAAAATTATTAGTCTTTCCATGGCAGGAACAGAGAAATGAGAAAACTACAGTCGACTCGAGAACACTTTGATCAGCTCAAAACAGAAAGGGGAATGGGAATATGGAGAAATTAACAAAGCTACGTGAAAAGCTTGAATCCCATGCGTTGGACGCAATTATTATTACAAGTCCAGTTAATCGGAGGTATATTACAGGATTTACAGGTACAGCTGGCGCAGCGATTATTACAGGAAAAGAGGCGCTATTTGTTACGGATTTTCGTTACATAGACCAAGCTACTGAGCAAGCCCGCGAATTTGAAATTATCCAGCATAAAGAATCCATGATTCAGGAGCTTCATGAGCAATTGCAAAAACGGAATATAAAACGTGTCGGTTTTGAAAAGGATCATGTGACTTTTTCCGAATATGAACAGTATCAGGAACTGTTTTCAGCAGAACCTGTTCCAGTCAGTGGATTGATTGAAGATTTACGGCTAATCAAATCGGAAAGCGAACTCAAAATCATGAAACAGGCTGCCAAAATTGTTGATGATGCCTTTATTCATATTCAAGACTATATCAAACCGGGCGTCAAGGAAATTGAGATTGCCAATGAACTGGAATTTTTTATGCGCAGACAAGGTGCTACATCATCCAGTTTTGATACAATTGTTGCTTCCGGCTATCGTGGAGCGCTGCCACACGGGGTAGCCTCAGAAAAAGAGATTCAAAATGGAGAGCTTGTCACAATGGATTATGGTGCTTTGTTTCAAGGCTACTGCTCCGATACGACAAGAACAGTCGCTGTTGGAGAAATAAGTGATGAGTTGCGGAACATTTATAATACGGTATTAACGGCGCAACTCAAAGGTGTGGAAGGTGTCAAACCGGGAATCACTGGCAAAGAGGGAGATGCGATTGTCCGGGATTATATAACAGAACAAGGTTATGGAGACAAATTCGGTCATTCCACTGGGCATGGTTTGGGAATGGAAGTACATGAACAGCCGACACTCTCACATCGGTCAGAAACAATATTGGAGCCTGGGATGGTTGTTACTGTTGAACCAGGTATTTATGTGCCAAATGTCGGCGGTTGCCGGATTGAAGATGATCTGGTAGTAACCGAAACAGGTAATGAACGGCTGACATTTGCTGATAAAGGATTAATTCAATTGTAAATGCGTGTTCAAAAGGAGGATAAAAAGGACCGAGAAGTTCTAAACGGCGTAGCTTTGAGCACCGGGCTTGTACAGGAAGTACTGACTTCTGCGTTGCCCACAGGACGTGGGCGGTTTTAGCAGAAGGTCCTTTTCCCAGTACATGAGGAGCGGAAAAGTAAGCCAACGAACTTCTTCAAAGGAAGGCCGACTAAGAACGGGCTTGCGCTCAGGCGTCGGCATACCCCTTTTGCAGGGGCACGTCATTTTTACCGGACTTTTTGAGCTTCAAATAAATTTTCCAAGGAGGGAATTCTCGATTGATTTCAGTTAACGATTTTAAAACAGGACTAACTATTGAAGTAGATAATGATATTTGGCAAGTTATGGAGTTCCAACATGTCAAACCAGGGAAAGGGGCAGCATTCGTCCGTTCCAAACTCCGGAATCTCCGGAATGGGAATATCCAGGAAAAGACGTTCCGTGGTGGTGAAAAGGTAAACACTGCCCATGTTGAGACGAAAAAAATGCAATACTTATATGCATCAGGTGATACCCATGCATTTATGGATACGAACACCTATGAACAAATTGAACTGCAGACCAGCCAAATTGAATACGAATTGCAATTCATGAAAGAAAACATGGAGGTCTCGGTTATAACCTACGAAGGGGAAGTCCTTGGGGTGCAATTACCAAATAATGTGGAACTTGAGGTGACGGAAACAGAGCCGGGGATCAAAGGAGATACCGCCAGTGGTGGATCCAAACCGGCAACACTGGAGACCGGTTTAATTGTTCAAGTGCCGTTTTTCGTCAATAAGGGGGACGTATTGGTAATCAATACATCCGATGGAAAATATGTATCCCGGGCTAATAAATAAATAGCATTTTATTGTATCAACAGGAGCAGTCGCTTTTAGACTGCTCCTGTTTTTGTTTGCTCTTTAAACGAGTCATATTCCTACTATGTCCACATACATTTAGTATAAAGCTAATATTATAAGGTGAGGACTTGCTATGGAAGAAATACTGCGTTTATTTCCACAATCAATTCGTGAACATGTACAAGCAAAAGTAGGCCAAAGATGGACTGTCTTGCAGGAAATTCGGTTTCGGCTGCATCAGCCAATTGAACTTGTATTTGATCATCAAACAGAATGGCTGGCAAGGTGCAGGCCGACACAACAAGATAGCATGCATGTACTAAACCAAATAAGTGCGTTTTCCCTCTACCGGCTGGAAGATGAATTACGTCAAGGGTATGTCACCATTGAAGGTGGACACAGGGTTGGGCTTGCCGGGAAGGTAAATACTTTACATGGTTTTGTCAAGGCTATCCAGCATATCACATTCATGAATATCCGTATTGCAAAGGAAAAAATAGGTGCCGCCGCTTCATTATTGCCGTATCTTTACCGAGAAACCTTTAAGAATACACTACTCGTCGGGGCGCCGCAAACAGGGAAAACAACTATTATCAGAGATTTAACGCGATTACTTGCTTCCGGCTGGCGTAATATTCCGGCAAAAAAAGTCGCCGTTATCGATGAGCGCTCAGAAATTGCTGCTTCATTAAGAGGGATTCCCCAACATAATCTGGGGTTGCGGACGGATGTCATGGATGCATGTCCGAAAGCTGAAGGCATGATGATGATGATTCGTTCCATGTCACCGGATATCCTGGTTGCGGATGAAATTGGCAGCCAGCAAGATGCAGAAGCGTTGATGGAAGCCATTCATGCCGGAGTTAGCGTCATTTGCACCATTCATGGTAAGGCATTGGACGAATTAAAACGACGTCCCTCACTCCAACAGCTTTTTGACCATCGTGTTTTCGAACGTATCGTCATTCTAACGAAGCAAAAAACACCGGGTCAAATCCAGTCTATTTACGATAAGCAGGAAAAAATTATCTTTAAGAAACCTTTGGATGACGCCATATGAAATGGATTGGTGCCCTGCTCTTCATTAGTATGACAACATGGATAGGTTTTGAAATTAGTAAACGAATAGATGATCGTCCAAAGCATATTAGACAGTTGAAAAATGCCTTGCAAATCCTGGAAGCAGAAATCCTATATAGCCAGCTGCCATTACAGGAAGCATTTCTAACCATTGCCAAACAAATACCGAATCCATCAAGATCATTCTTTGAAAATTTAGGTGAAGCTATGGAGAAAGATGATGTGGAGTTGGCTGATTTATGGGAGCGGCAAGTAAACGTCCTGATGCAGCAGTCTAGTTTGAAGAAAATTGAACAAGAGATTTTGCTTCAATTCGGACAAACCTTGGGACAACACGATTTCACCCAACAACAAAAACAGATTCAATTAACAGTAAGCCATTTAGACCGGGAGTTGGCGGAGGCGAGAGATGATCAATACAGATATAGTAAAATGGCAAAAAGTTTGGGCATTTTATGCGGATTGTTTATTGTCCTGTTATTTTTTTAGAATGAAAGGCTTTGAACTCAGGTAGTGATACTTTTACATGAGCAGAATAGAAGTCTGTATTTTTATACCATCCAGTTTAACCGGACAATCCATTCTTGCCTTCTAAGGAAAGGGGTACATCCATGCTAAGTGATGCAACCATTTTATTTCAAATTGCCGGGATCGGAATCATTGTTGCAATTATTCATACCATTATGAAACAAATGGGGAAAGAAGATATTGCCCATCTTGCTACAGTGGTTGGGTTTATCCTGGTTCTGATTATTGTTATCCAGGGTCTGGCGGATCTATTTCAGGAGATTAAGTCAGTCTTTTTGTTCCAGGGGTAGGTACATGGATATCTTACACGTTGTAATCTTCGGTATTGTTGCAAGTATTTTGTTTATCATGCTAAAGGATCTAAACCCATCCATTGCTTTTTTCCTGATCCTGATTACCGGAATTATTATTTTCCTTTCGATCATTAATCAAATCGGCACGATATTTTCTATGCTGGAATCGCTGGGAGCTAAGGCACATATAGATGGGATGTACATGGAAACTATCCTGAAAATTATTGGTATCGCCTATATTGCTGAGCTTGGTGCAAGTATTACTAAAGATGCCGGGCTTAGCTCAGTGGCCCAAAAGATCGAACTTGCGGGCAAAGTGTTCATTCTGCTCTTGGCCATCCCGGTTATCACAGCTGTTATTGAGGCGATCTTAAACTTTTTGCCAACCGCATAATCTGTATAAGTGCGTGTTCAAAAGGAGGATAAAAAAGGACCGAGAAGTTCGAGGCGGCGTAGCTTTGAGCACCGGAGTGTACGTAAGAGGTACATGAGGAGCGGAAAAGCAAGCCAACGAGCTTCAAAGAAAGGCCGACTAAAAACGGGCTTGCGCTGAGGCGTCGGCATACCCCTTTTGCAGGGGCACGTCATTTTTACCGGACTTTTTGAACATCCTCTATAAAGGAGAATAGGTAGATGGATGAAACTAGCTAAACGAAGTATCGCCATATTGTTTCTTATTTTACTAATTGCCAATGGAAGATCAGTGTTCGCTTCGCCTGACGACACCCCAGATTTACCTGACTCACCTGATGCAACAGATTTGGAATCTTCCATTCTCGACGATGTCAAATTGGAGGGAATCCAGCAATATTGGGACCAGCTTGTTCGGGATTATAGCGGCTATATACCCGAATTGGAAAAGACAAGCCTATATGAATTTTTGAAGAATAATGGTTCATTTTCATTCAAATCGATGGTGTTGGGTGTTATAAAATATTTATTTTATGAAATCGTTTTGAATGGAAAACTACTTGGGTTGTTGCTGATGCTGACATTGTTTTCCGTATTGCTGCAAACGATACAGACAGCTTTTGAACAAAATACCGTCAGTAAAATTGCCTATTTTATTGTGTATTTGGTATTGCTTTATTTAGCATTAAACAGTTTTTATTTGGCGTTTTCCTATACTAAAGAGGCCGTTGATTCGATGAGTAATTTCCTGATTGCATTAATCCCGCTTGTATTGGGATTGATGGCTTCTTTTGGCAATGTTGTTTCCGTGTCTTTTTTCCATCCGGTGATCGTTTTTTTAATCTATGTCAGCGGGGTACTCGTATCCAAGTTTATTTTACCGCTTGTATTTTTATCAGCCTTGCTTATGATTATTAGCAGCTTAAATACACAATATCAAGCAACCCATTTGGCGAATTTATTTAAATCAGTTGCATTAGGTGTACTTGGCGCTTTTTTAACTATCTTCCTTGGGGTCATGTCGGTACAAGGGGCTACAAGCGCGATTCAGGATGGAGTAGCCATGAAAACAACCAAATTTATCACCGGCAATTTTATCCCGGTTGTTGGCAGGACATTTACTGACGCGGCAGATACGATCCTGAGTGCTTCGTTATTGTTAAAAAATGCGGTTGGCATTGTGGGTCTGGTGATTGTGGTATTTCTGGCACTGTTTCCAGCGATGAAAATATTGGCAATCGCGTTTATCTATAAAATTGCTGCGGCTGTTTTGCAACCGATTGGGGATGGACCGGTTATATCCTGTTTGAATATCATTAGCAAGCATATGTTTTATATTTTAGCCGCATTGCTGGCTGTTACGCTAATGTTCTTTTTGGCAATTGTAATCATCGTTGTCGCCGGTAATATAACCTTGTTGCTGCGCTAGGGGTGAGTATATGGATTTACTGATAAATTGGGTTACACAAATTGTCATATTTTTGATTATCGCGCTAATTATAGATTTGCTTATTCCGGCTACGGCAATGAAGAAATATATTAAGCTTGTTGTAGGCCTTATCTTAATTTTGATATTTTTAAAACCGGTTTTTTATTTATTTAATATGAATATTGATCAATCGTTGGATACCGCTTTTTCCAAGCTGAGCAGGGAAGAGGTAAAACAAGATTCTATGAAAAATTCTATCGAAAAGCAAAAAAAAGAAATACAAGCTGGACAACGTGCATATATTTTAGAAGAAATGGCTGTCCAACTAAAAGATCTGGCCAAGGACCGGCTCAAGGATGAATACCAGGCAGAGATTGTCAATATCGATTTCCAGTTTAAGCCGGACGAAGAACCAGCATATGAAAACCTGGAGGAAGTCATTGTATATCTTGGTCAAATGGAAGATGAAGAGGAGGGAGCAGTGCAAACAGTTGATAACATCGATATTAATACCGATGCCCCAGTAGAAGATGATGAACAAGATGTACAGGAGATCAAACATTTATTGCACGATGTATGGGAGATCAATGACGAAAAGTTGACAATCATATGGAAGGAGGGTCATCTTGATCGAAAAACTTAAACAGTTCTTCAGTAAAAAAGACTCCGACAGCAATGTGAAAAACCCGTCCAAAAAAATAAGATATCTAATCGTCATTGGCTTGTTGGGCTTGCTCTTAGTTATTCTCAGTAATGCATTTTCTTCATCATCTGACAAAGGGAAAGAGGATCTACTTAAAACAAATCAGCCTGACCAGGATACGAATAGTACATTTGCCAAGAAAGAATCTGCTACCAGCGATGTAGATGAATTGGAAGCAAGCTATGAAAAAGATCTTGAGACGATGTTGGACAAGATCCAGGGTATATCAGATGCTGAGGTAATGGTCAACCTTAATTCTACAAAGGTAAAAGTCTATGAAAAAAATCTGATTACGGACCAGCAAACGACTGATGAGTCTGATAAAAATGGGGGAACAAGAGATGTCGAGGACAACTCGGAAGAAACTGAAACTGTACTTGTAAGACAGGGCGATAAGGAAGTCCCATTATTAATACAAACCAAAAAACCGGATGTCAGGGGTGTCTTCGTGGTTGCAAAAGGCGTTGACCATGCAACAGTGAAAAAGTGGGTGATCGAATCTGTTGCGAGAGTCCTCGATGTACCAGTCCATAAAGTATCCGTAATGCCAAAAAAATAGGGGGAGGAAATGAATATGCTGAAAAAACAAACGGTGTGGTTATTAACAATGCTCAGTTTGATGATTGTCCTAAGTTTTTACTACATGACATCAAACAAAACAAACGAGGTAGCTTTTTTGGAAAATGACAAGGATGAACAGCAAACAAATAAGGAAGTCTCGGAGGAAGCAAATAGTGGGGATGCTAAAGTAGATGACGTTGCCAATGTCGGACAAGACCAATTGTTTGAAACAATGAGGCTGGAAGTACAAGATCAGCGCAGCAAGGAAGTTACACGCTTGGAGGATGTCGTTGCTTCCAATGCAGCAAGTACAGAAGAGAAAAATAAGGCATATGATGACATTGAAGCGCTTGAACAACGGTCTTCAAAAGAATCGATTTTGGAAGAATCCATTCTCGCATCAGCGGATTACCAGGATGTACTAGTCCGATTTGACGATAAAGATGCCGGTAAAGTACATGTAAATGTGATTACAGATGAAATGCCAAAAGATCAGGCATTGAATATCATGCAAATGGTACGCGATGAATTTGGCGAGGTTCCGGTTGATGTTAATTACCAGCCTCAAGAAGGGTAAAATAAAAATGAACCAAAAACAAAAATCACGTGAACTCTTATCTTTTTGATAAGAGTTTTATTTTGTATTCGCAATCTGATCACATTATTGCTATAATTAGACTGTTATTTGGCCATTGGAGAGAGAATATAAAGCATTTTGAAGGTATTGCCCTTGATGTTTGTTAAGGCTTTATCGTAAAATGTGAAAGGGAACAATTTAGGACCTGTTTTTATATTTTGGTATTAATTTTTTAGGAATTCACAACTGAATGTCCTGTAAACAAAGGGGTGCTTAGGAAATGTTAAATGTAGAAGAAATTCAGGAATTAATTAAATTGATCGACCAAACATCTATTGACGAATTTACCTATGAAACACAGGGAACAACGATTTCGATGAAGAAGGCTTTGGGTGAAACGATGGTGCAACCAGTTCAAAAGGTAGTAGCCCCAGTTGAAAAGCCTGCCGAAACAATTAGTAATCCATCGCCACAGCCAGTAGCAGAGCAAGATCAAGCGCAAGTATCACAAACCGCCCACACCAACGAATCAACCGTTGATTACGATTATGAGATTACGTCCCCAATGGTCGGTACATTATATTCTTCTTCATCACCGGAGGCAGATCCATATGTACAAAAAGGCAGCACAGTGCAAAAAGATACCGTGGTTTGTATCATTGAAGCAATGAAATTATTTAACGAAATTGAAGCGGAAGTGAATGGAGAAATCGTCGAGATCTTAGTGGATGATGGCGAATTGGTGGAATATGGTCAGCCGTTATTCCGAGTCAAGACGAAGTAAGGGGACGATAGCATGATTAAAAAACTATTGATCGCGAACAGAGGGGAGATCGCTGTTCGAATTATTCGCGCATGTAAGGAAATGGACATAGAAACTGTTGCTGTATATTCAGAGGCAGATAAAGAATCATTACATGTAAAGCTTGCTGATGAAGCATACTGCATTGGGCCGACATCAAGCAAAGATAGTTACCTTAATTTCACCAACATTATGAGTGTTGCTACGATGACCGAGGTGGATGCCATTCATCCGGGATATGGATTTTTATCGGAAAACGCAGATTTTGCCGAGATCTGTCGGGCTTGTAATGTTACTTTCGTTGGTCCATCCTCGAATGCTATCCAGCAAATGGGAATCAAAGATGTTGCCAGGGAAACAATGAAGAACGCGGATGTACCAATCGTTCCCGGTTCTGAAGGAATCATTGAATCCGAAGAAGAAGCAATCGAAGTTGCAGAAAAGATTGGCTATCCAGTCATTATTAAAGCTACTGCCGGGGGCGGTGGAAAAGGGATCCGTGTTGCTCATGATCAAGACAACCTGATCAAGGGAATCCGGATTACACAAAAAGAGGCAGAAACCTCTTTTGGTAATGCCGGCGTATATTTGGAAAAGTTTATTGAAGATTTCCGCCATGTTGAAATCCAGGTTTTAGCGGATCAGCATGGGAATGTAATTCATTTGGGTGAACGGGATTGTACGATTCAGCGCCGATTGCAAAAATTGGTAGAAGAATCGCCATCACCAGCGTTGACACCTCAAATAAGGAAGCAAATGGGTGAAGCTGCTGTAAAAGCCGCCAAAGCGGTAGACTATGTTGGAGCAGGTACGATTGAATTTATTTTTGACCGGTCGAGCAAGTCATTCTATTTTATGGAAATGAATACACGTATCCAAGTGGAACATCCGGTAACTGAAATGGTCACTGGCATCGATCTGGTTAAGGAACAAATTAATATTGCTAACGGCAAACCATTATCTATTACCCAGGAAGAAGTTGAATTCGAGGGCTGGGCAATTGAATGTCGGATTAATGCGGAGAACCCGTTTAAAAACTTTATGCCTTCACCAGGCAAAATTGCGATGTATTTACCACCAGGCGGTTTAGGGGTTCGCGTTGATTCAGCAGTATATCCGGACTACACCATACCGCCATATTATGATTCCATGATTGCGAAATTAGTCGCCTATGGGCCAACAAGAAAAGAAGCCATTCAACGGATGAAACGTGCCTTGGATGAATATGTTATTGAAGGGATTTATTCGACGGTTCCGTTTCATCGGATCATTATGGACCATGAAGTGTTTGTTGGCGGTGATTTTAATACGAAATTCCTGGAAGAACATCCGATTGAGGAAATTGAATAAGGTGAGTGTTCAAAAGGAGGGTAAATATGAGTGAACAACCATTATTAGACGTTAGTGATGATACAAGTCTTGGAAAGGTTGAAATTGCCCCTGAGGTTATAGAGGTAATTACCGGTATTGCAGCCTCTGAAGTAGACGGCCTGTCATCTATGCGTGGCAATTTTGCTGCCGGGGTGGTGGAACGCTTAGGGAAGAAGTCACATGGTAAAGGGGTCAAGGTCGAATTAACTGATTCAGGGATATTGATTGATCTGTATGTCGTTTTAAACTTTGGCGTTTCCATTCCGGAAGTTGCTCAAAAGCTACAAACGAATATCAGACAGACAATTAAAAATATGACTGCACTTGAAATCGCGGAAATTAACATTCATGTCGTTGGGATCCAAATGGAAAATCGTGAACAAGCAGAAACCGACGAATAGAAATAAAAAGCCATGGTCCAAGGAATACGCCCTTGGCCATGGCTTTTATTGCGGAGAATCTATATGATATATCCATGTTCGCAAAGGTGCATGCCCAGCTACCAGAGCGCTTTTACTTTTCATGTAATCATGTTATGATTTGTAGAGATATAATAGAAGGAGTAGTGTTTTGATGAAACGTCATGCGGCAAGAGAGAAGGCCTTTCAAATTTTATTTCAACTGGACATCAATGAAATAAACCCCAAACATGTTGCAGAGGAGCAAGTGAAACAGGATGCATTTTTGGAAAAACTTGTGTCAGGTGTCATCAATCATAAAACAGAAATTGATTCAGTGATTACGAATCATTTGGAGAAATGGTCTATCACCAGGATCGCGACAGTAGAACGGACTATACTGCGAATAGCAACTTATGAATTACGTTATCTTGATGATATGCCAGCAAAAGTTTCCATCAATGAGGCTGTTGAATTGGCACACACGTACGGGGATGACAAGTCCGGTAAATTTGTTAATGGCGTTTTATCACGCATTAACGGGCTGTAATACCGCCTCCTTTTTTAAGCGCGAGTAAACTCAACCAAGAAGAAAGGGTAAACGGCCCATAAATCAAAAGGGGATGAGGACTTGACGGCAGAAGTGATAAATGGTAAGGAATTGGCAGCTGAAATCAAGGCGGAGATGAAGGCAGAGGTATCCCGCTTACGTGAACAAGGACTAATACCACATTTAACGGTAGTGTT is a window of Lentibacillus daqui DNA encoding:
- a CDS encoding Asp23/Gls24 family envelope stress response protein; protein product: MSEQPLLDVSDDTSLGKVEIAPEVIEVITGIAASEVDGLSSMRGNFAAGVVERLGKKSHGKGVKVELTDSGILIDLYVVLNFGVSIPEVAQKLQTNIRQTIKNMTALEIAEINIHVVGIQMENREQAETDE
- the nusB gene encoding transcription antitermination factor NusB; this encodes MKRHAAREKAFQILFQLDINEINPKHVAEEQVKQDAFLEKLVSGVINHKTEIDSVITNHLEKWSITRIATVERTILRIATYELRYLDDMPAKVSINEAVELAHTYGDDKSGKFVNGVLSRINGL
- the accC gene encoding acetyl-CoA carboxylase biotin carboxylase subunit, with the translated sequence MIKKLLIANRGEIAVRIIRACKEMDIETVAVYSEADKESLHVKLADEAYCIGPTSSKDSYLNFTNIMSVATMTEVDAIHPGYGFLSENADFAEICRACNVTFVGPSSNAIQQMGIKDVARETMKNADVPIVPGSEGIIESEEEAIEVAEKIGYPVIIKATAGGGGKGIRVAHDQDNLIKGIRITQKEAETSFGNAGVYLEKFIEDFRHVEIQVLADQHGNVIHLGERDCTIQRRLQKLVEESPSPALTPQIRKQMGEAAVKAAKAVDYVGAGTIEFIFDRSSKSFYFMEMNTRIQVEHPVTEMVTGIDLVKEQINIANGKPLSITQEEVEFEGWAIECRINAENPFKNFMPSPGKIAMYLPPGGLGVRVDSAVYPDYTIPPYYDSMIAKLVAYGPTRKEAIQRMKRALDEYVIEGIYSTVPFHRIIMDHEVFVGGDFNTKFLEEHPIEEIE